The Streptococcus pantholopis genome has a segment encoding these proteins:
- a CDS encoding undecaprenyl-diphosphate phosphatase: protein MFIIELLKAIFYGIIEGITEWLPISSTGHLILVQEFVRFNQSKDFVDMFNIVIQLGAILAVIVIYFQRLNPFQPGKTARQVQITWQLWAKVVLACIPSAIFGLLLDDWMEAHFYNFVVVAFMLILYGVAFIWIEKRRQNVEPEVTSLARMPYRTAFYIGCFQVLSIVPGTSRSGATILGAILLGTSRSVAADFTFFLAIPTMFGYSGLKAVKFFIDGNTLAFSQLIILLAASVTAFIVSLYAIRFLTDYVKKHDFTIFGQYRIVLGFILLVYWLLTLAV, encoded by the coding sequence ATGTTTATTATTGAGTTATTGAAGGCTATCTTTTACGGCATTATCGAAGGGATTACCGAGTGGCTGCCGATTTCAAGCACTGGACATCTGATTTTAGTACAGGAATTTGTTAGGTTCAACCAAAGCAAAGACTTTGTGGATATGTTCAATATTGTTATTCAGCTGGGAGCTATTTTGGCGGTAATTGTCATCTATTTTCAGCGTCTCAACCCTTTCCAGCCCGGAAAAACAGCGCGCCAAGTCCAAATTACTTGGCAGCTTTGGGCTAAAGTTGTTTTGGCCTGCATTCCTTCGGCCATTTTTGGCTTGCTGCTGGATGATTGGATGGAAGCTCACTTCTATAATTTCGTTGTTGTAGCCTTTATGCTTATTCTCTACGGTGTCGCTTTTATATGGATTGAGAAACGTCGCCAAAATGTAGAGCCAGAGGTGACCAGTTTGGCGCGTATGCCCTACCGGACAGCCTTTTATATCGGCTGTTTTCAGGTTCTTAGTATCGTTCCTGGGACCAGCCGTTCCGGAGCAACGATTTTAGGGGCAATTTTGCTGGGGACCAGCCGCTCTGTTGCAGCTGATTTCACCTTCTTTTTAGCTATTCCCACGATGTTTGGCTACAGCGGTCTGAAAGCTGTTAAATTCTTTATTGACGGCAATACATTAGCCTTCAGCCAGCTGATTATCCTGCTGGCAGCCAGTGTAACAGCTTTTATTGTCAGTCTGTACGCTATTCGTTTTCTGACTGATTATGTCAAGAAACATGATTTCACTATTTTTGGCCAATACCGGATTGTTCTGGGCTTCATCCTGCTGGTTTATTGGCTGCTGACTTTAGCAGTATAA
- a CDS encoding DUF2207 domain-containing protein codes for MMKKFWLMFVLLLLSFGFTQAAAAADVDYSITSYTGDLVVNEDNSADFTQTIVYHFDSYYNGQVVTLGEAGNMPEGFSVGDSPDIEVYNDGVYTDIDNISVSNLGDGYEVKIYNSGFSGSEVRLVIHWQLYNILYKYQDVAELNWVPISDWDVTLHNVQFRIKTAKKTADSQLWAHQGYFKPVPEVNAKDGSYTVSAGSVTSKLELHAYWDKEVISTAIEKNEAGREQIIAQEKSISRMSRFLNIFFAYLLPSVFLLYLGYVFWNFRGLRKKLNRYQRSDRKVRLYEVPEDLSPLVLTQNIFGSSFYRLSPTRIKKKSDIRFENLVQAVLLDLIDRKNIVLTKEDGTLYLTVSDLNTLSDEEVVFLDMAFGNETKLALNELFSAYQYDHKATLKQLKKKYKGEKLEKAVRKASREVLSAINTKSREISDSVLEHIKEDQLVSPYRSLERGEEKQLDRMLGSVLLLAVLSLGIAVYLIFKLNLFSAIYAVLLLIAVCLYLYFYSSSRKYYRLGVLTEKGGERVYYWHSFRNMIANIESFDRADIESVVVWNRLLVYATLFGYAKRVEHYLKIHQIHSLGALSQVPSTDFHYLLGLSTAHLVQTSSNAVSSSNFSVSSGSSGSFSGGGFSGGGGGGGGGAF; via the coding sequence ATGATGAAAAAGTTTTGGCTAATGTTTGTGCTCCTGCTGCTTAGTTTTGGCTTTACACAGGCTGCTGCAGCCGCAGATGTGGATTACAGTATTACCAGCTATACCGGCGACTTAGTAGTTAATGAAGATAACAGTGCTGATTTTACTCAAACTATTGTTTACCACTTTGATTCCTATTACAATGGTCAAGTTGTTACTTTAGGTGAGGCCGGCAACATGCCGGAAGGTTTTTCCGTTGGGGACAGTCCCGATATAGAGGTCTATAATGACGGAGTTTATACCGATATTGACAATATATCAGTCAGCAACTTAGGTGATGGCTATGAGGTGAAAATCTATAATTCCGGTTTTAGCGGCAGTGAAGTTAGACTGGTAATCCATTGGCAGCTCTATAATATCTTATACAAATACCAAGATGTTGCTGAGCTCAATTGGGTCCCAATCAGTGACTGGGATGTGACGCTTCACAATGTCCAGTTCAGGATCAAAACAGCAAAAAAGACCGCTGACAGTCAGCTGTGGGCGCACCAGGGTTACTTTAAACCGGTGCCTGAGGTTAATGCAAAGGACGGCAGCTATACTGTGTCTGCCGGCAGTGTTACTTCTAAGCTTGAGCTGCACGCCTATTGGGATAAGGAAGTCATCAGCACAGCGATAGAAAAAAATGAAGCCGGCAGGGAACAGATTATCGCTCAAGAAAAAAGTATTTCTCGGATGAGTCGCTTTTTAAACATCTTCTTTGCTTATTTGCTGCCAAGTGTTTTTCTTCTTTATTTAGGCTATGTTTTTTGGAACTTTAGAGGCCTGAGAAAGAAGTTGAACCGCTACCAGCGTTCCGACCGCAAAGTCAGACTGTACGAGGTGCCTGAAGATTTATCACCACTGGTTCTGACGCAAAATATTTTTGGAAGCAGTTTTTACCGGCTGAGCCCCACACGGATTAAGAAAAAATCAGATATTCGTTTTGAAAATCTGGTGCAGGCTGTCTTGCTGGACTTGATTGATAGAAAAAATATAGTGCTGACGAAAGAAGATGGGACATTGTACTTAACAGTCAGTGACTTAAACACATTAAGCGATGAAGAGGTCGTTTTTCTTGATATGGCCTTTGGCAATGAGACTAAACTGGCCTTGAATGAACTGTTTTCAGCTTATCAGTATGACCATAAAGCTACCCTTAAGCAGCTGAAAAAGAAGTATAAAGGAGAAAAACTGGAAAAGGCAGTCCGTAAAGCTTCTAGGGAAGTATTAAGTGCGATTAACACTAAAAGCAGGGAAATCTCAGATAGTGTTTTAGAGCATATCAAAGAAGACCAGCTTGTTTCTCCTTACCGATCTTTAGAGAGAGGAGAAGAAAAGCAGCTCGACAGAATGTTAGGCTCTGTCCTGCTGTTAGCTGTGCTTTCGTTAGGGATAGCGGTTTATTTGATATTTAAGTTAAATCTTTTTTCTGCCATTTATGCTGTTTTGCTGCTCATTGCAGTCTGCCTGTATCTTTATTTTTACAGCAGCTCAAGAAAGTATTACAGACTAGGGGTCCTGACAGAGAAAGGCGGAGAAAGAGTTTACTACTGGCATAGCTTTAGAAATATGATTGCTAATATTGAATCTTTTGATCGGGCAGACATAGAGAGTGTCGTTGTTTGGAATCGTCTTTTAGTTTATGCGACCCTTTTTGGTTATGCTAAAAGAGTAGAACATTATCTAAAGATTCACCAGATTCATTCGCTCGGTGCACTTTCGCAAGTACCGTCTACCGATTTTCACTATTTGCTTGGACTCTCGACAGCCCACCTTGTTCAAACGTCCTCCAATGCTGTCAGTTCATCGAATTTTTCAGTTTCTTCCGGCAGTTCCGGAAGCTTTAGCGGCGGTGGCTTTTCCGGCGGCGGCGGAGGAGGAGGTGGAGGTGCTTTTTAG
- a CDS encoding ABC transporter substrate-binding protein/permease translates to MKKIFLSLFAVLLISFGGLTRIKADDYLRVGMEAAYAPFNWTQDDDSGGAVPIEGTNQYANGYDVQIAKKIAQSLNKELLVVKTSWTGLIPALTSGKIDMIAAGMSPTEERKKEITFSDSYYTSEPVIVVAADGEYAEAKSLDDFANAKITAQQGNYLVNLISQIPNVSEQTAMGDFSQMRQALSADVIDGYISERPEARTAEAASSKYKMIAFPEGQGFETSESDTAIAVGLRKDDSQTLAQVNDILAGISEEERLDLMDQMIEQQPAETAEEGETPSFFQQVWTIVQNNWQQFLRGAGITLLISIIGTVAGLIIGLLIGVYRTAPLAANRFLAFLQQAFGWLLTVYIEIFRGTPMIVQAMVIYYGTAQAFGLSIDRTLAAIFIVSINTGAYMSEIVRGGIFAVDQGQFEAATALGFSHGQTMRKIVLPQVIRNILPATGNEFVINIKDTSVLNVISVVELYFSGNTVATQTYQYFQTFTIIAAIYFVLTFTVTRILRYIENRLDQDNYTTIEGESH, encoded by the coding sequence ATGAAGAAGATATTTTTAAGCCTGTTTGCTGTCCTTCTCATATCCTTTGGAGGTCTGACGAGGATCAAGGCAGATGACTATTTGCGTGTCGGTATGGAAGCCGCTTATGCGCCTTTTAACTGGACACAGGACGATGACAGCGGAGGTGCTGTTCCAATTGAAGGAACCAACCAATATGCCAATGGTTACGATGTGCAGATTGCTAAAAAAATCGCCCAATCTTTAAACAAAGAGCTGCTCGTCGTTAAAACTTCCTGGACAGGCCTTATTCCGGCGCTGACATCTGGAAAAATCGACATGATTGCTGCAGGTATGAGCCCGACAGAAGAGCGTAAAAAAGAGATTACCTTCTCAGACAGCTATTATACCAGTGAACCGGTTATTGTGGTTGCTGCTGACGGAGAGTATGCTGAAGCTAAAAGCTTAGATGACTTCGCAAATGCTAAAATCACTGCCCAGCAGGGGAATTATCTGGTTAACTTAATCAGTCAGATTCCAAATGTTTCCGAGCAAACTGCTATGGGAGACTTCTCCCAAATGCGGCAGGCTCTTTCAGCCGACGTCATAGATGGCTATATCTCAGAACGTCCGGAAGCCCGTACTGCAGAAGCGGCCAGCAGTAAATACAAAATGATTGCCTTCCCCGAAGGACAGGGGTTTGAAACTTCCGAATCTGATACTGCTATCGCTGTTGGTCTGCGTAAGGACGACAGTCAAACACTGGCACAGGTCAATGATATTTTGGCGGGGATATCTGAAGAAGAACGGCTGGATCTGATGGATCAGATGATCGAGCAGCAGCCTGCCGAAACAGCAGAAGAAGGCGAAACACCTTCCTTCTTCCAGCAAGTCTGGACCATTGTCCAAAATAACTGGCAGCAGTTCCTGCGCGGAGCGGGAATTACTCTGTTAATTTCGATTATCGGGACTGTCGCCGGCCTCATTATCGGCCTTTTAATCGGTGTTTACCGTACGGCTCCGCTGGCTGCCAACCGTTTTCTGGCCTTCCTGCAGCAAGCTTTTGGCTGGCTGCTAACCGTCTACATTGAAATTTTCCGCGGAACCCCGATGATTGTTCAGGCTATGGTTATCTATTACGGAACAGCTCAGGCTTTTGGTCTTTCTATCGACCGTACATTGGCAGCCATTTTTATCGTTTCAATCAATACGGGTGCCTACATGAGTGAAATTGTCCGGGGCGGTATTTTTGCCGTTGACCAAGGACAGTTCGAGGCAGCTACCGCTCTTGGTTTTTCTCACGGCCAGACCATGCGGAAAATCGTCCTGCCTCAAGTTATCCGCAACATCCTGCCGGCAACCGGCAATGAGTTTGTCATCAATATTAAAGACACCTCAGTATTAAATGTTATCTCTGTCGTTGAGCTGTATTTCTCCGGAAATACTGTGGCAACTCAGACTTACCAATACTTCCAAACCTTTACCATTATCGCTGCCATTTACTTCGTCCTGACCTTTACTGTGACACGTATTCTGCGCTATATTGAAAACCGTTTGGATCAAGACAATTACACCACTATCGAAGGAGAAAGCCACTAA
- a CDS encoding amino acid ABC transporter ATP-binding protein, which yields MTDTILEIKHLKKSFGKNEVLKDISLAVNKGEVISIIGSSGSGKSTLLRSINLLEEPTAGQILFHNQNVLEKGYNLNLFREKLGMVFQSFNLFENLNVLENATVAQTTVLKRDRSVAEKIAKKNLNQVGMTEQYWKAKPKQLSGGQKQRVAIARALSVDPEAMLFDEPTSALDPEMVGEVLKTMQDLAKSGLTMIIVTHEMEFAKDVSDRVIFMDQGVIAEEGTPQQIFENPKEERTKAFLKRFLK from the coding sequence ATGACGGATACGATTTTAGAAATCAAACATTTGAAAAAATCCTTCGGGAAAAACGAGGTACTCAAAGACATCTCCTTGGCGGTCAACAAAGGGGAAGTCATCTCCATTATCGGTTCTTCAGGTTCTGGAAAATCAACGCTCCTGCGTTCTATCAACCTTTTGGAAGAACCGACAGCCGGACAAATTCTTTTTCACAATCAAAATGTCTTAGAAAAAGGCTATAACCTAAACCTCTTTCGGGAAAAACTGGGAATGGTTTTTCAGTCCTTTAATCTCTTTGAAAATCTGAATGTCCTTGAAAATGCCACTGTCGCTCAGACCACTGTCTTAAAACGCGACCGCAGTGTGGCCGAAAAGATTGCTAAGAAGAACTTAAATCAAGTGGGAATGACTGAGCAATACTGGAAAGCCAAACCTAAGCAGCTCTCAGGAGGTCAAAAGCAGAGAGTAGCTATCGCCCGTGCTCTTTCAGTTGATCCAGAAGCAATGCTCTTTGATGAACCCACATCGGCACTGGATCCGGAAATGGTCGGTGAAGTCCTAAAAACCATGCAGGATCTTGCTAAATCAGGCCTGACAATGATTATTGTGACTCATGAGATGGAATTTGCCAAGGATGTCTCTGACCGGGTTATTTTCATGGACCAAGGTGTCATTGCCGAAGAGGGTACACCTCAGCAAATCTTTGAAAATCCTAAGGAAGAACGGACCAAAGCTTTTCTTAAACGCTTTTTAAAATAA
- a CDS encoding DUF2089 family protein, translating to MRDENIPSWLLELEPEDYEFMHRFILTSGSLKKMAKEYGVSYPTIRLRLDRLIQRVSVKSKKEGYISLIKDLALEDEISFEAAKKLIAAYRKERKEVEP from the coding sequence ATGAGAGACGAAAATATCCCATCTTGGCTGCTTGAGTTGGAGCCGGAAGATTATGAGTTTATGCATCGCTTTATTCTCACTTCAGGTTCTTTGAAAAAAATGGCAAAGGAGTACGGGGTTTCTTATCCGACTATTCGCCTGCGCCTTGACCGATTGATTCAGAGAGTCTCCGTCAAATCTAAGAAGGAGGGCTATATCAGCCTAATCAAGGATTTGGCTTTGGAGGATGAGATAAGCTTTGAGGCCGCCAAGAAATTGATTGCTGCCTACCGTAAAGAAAGGAAGGAGGTAGAACCATGA
- a CDS encoding carboxymuconolactone decarboxylase family protein, protein MSAKFPIHTIESAPENLKENLTAVKKNNGGYIPNLIGLLANSPTALETYQTVGAINRRTSLTATEREAVQITAAVANGCAFCVAGHTAVSIKQVKIPQDVLEALRKGTPIDSDPKLNTLVKFTLAVIHNKGKVGDQALDDFFAAGYSRENALDVVLGVSLATLCNYANNLINTPINPELQPYAL, encoded by the coding sequence ATGTCTGCTAAATTCCCTATTCATACAATTGAAAGTGCCCCAGAAAATCTCAAAGAAAATCTGACGGCTGTCAAAAAAAATAATGGTGGTTATATTCCGAATCTTATCGGTCTTTTAGCTAATTCACCGACTGCCTTGGAAACCTACCAGACAGTTGGGGCTATTAACCGCCGAACCAGCCTGACTGCAACTGAACGCGAAGCTGTTCAGATTACAGCAGCTGTAGCCAATGGCTGTGCCTTTTGTGTTGCCGGACATACTGCAGTTTCCATTAAGCAGGTCAAAATTCCCCAAGATGTTCTGGAGGCACTCCGTAAAGGAACACCAATTGACAGCGATCCTAAGCTCAATACGCTGGTTAAATTTACCTTGGCTGTTATCCATAACAAAGGTAAGGTCGGCGACCAAGCCTTAGATGATTTCTTTGCGGCAGGCTACAGTCGGGAAAACGCTCTGGATGTCGTGCTCGGCGTCAGCCTCGCTACTTTGTGCAATTATGCCAACAATCTGATCAATACCCCAATCAATCCTGAATTACAGCCTTATGCTTTATAA